Proteins found in one Bremerella volcania genomic segment:
- the rpsG gene encoding 30S ribosomal protein S7: protein MGKITASRETLKPDPRYKSILASKFINCLMLDGKKTTAQDVFYGAMDELKKRVPGEEPIDVFTQAVENVKPHIEVRSKRVGGAAYQVPMQVNRTRQQSLAIRWLLMAVREKKGRPAHLKLADELFAAYNREGTAYTRRENVHRMADANKAFAHFAW from the coding sequence ATGGGTAAGATTACTGCCAGCCGCGAAACGTTGAAGCCGGATCCGCGTTACAAATCGATCCTGGCTAGCAAGTTCATCAATTGCCTGATGCTGGATGGCAAGAAGACGACCGCTCAGGACGTTTTCTACGGTGCCATGGATGAGCTCAAAAAGCGTGTTCCCGGAGAAGAGCCAATCGACGTTTTTACCCAGGCCGTTGAGAACGTCAAGCCGCACATCGAAGTTCGCTCAAAGCGTGTCGGTGGTGCCGCTTATCAGGTTCCTATGCAGGTCAATCGTACCCGGCAGCAGTCGCTCGCCATCCGCTGGCTTCTGATGGCTGTTCGTGAAAAGAAGGGGCGTCCGGCCCATTTGAAGTTGGCTGACGAACTGTTTGCCGCCTACAACCGCGAAGGCACCGCCTACACTCGACGTGAAAACGTACACCGTATGGCTGACGCGAACAAGGCATTCGCTCACTTCGCCTGGTAA
- the rplC gene encoding 50S ribosomal protein L3, producing MTQIYTESGEVIPVTVVQAGPCHVLQVRTLERDGYEAIQLGYDDKPRRLAIRSERGHVAPLSSKRSKKLAAAGAEASAKAGCEPKRFVRELRGSIEGAEVGQEISIGVLAEAARVDVIATSRGRGYAGVMKRHNFAGQRATHGVKKVHRHTGGTGCSAYPSRTFKGLKMSGQYGNAKVTTRNLKVVKVDEENGVILLNGAVPGPNGGYVIVRETNMVR from the coding sequence ATGACCCAGATCTACACAGAGTCTGGCGAAGTTATCCCGGTTACGGTTGTACAAGCAGGTCCCTGTCACGTGCTTCAGGTGCGAACCTTGGAGCGCGATGGCTACGAGGCAATCCAGCTCGGTTACGACGACAAGCCTCGCCGCCTAGCGATTCGTAGCGAACGTGGTCACGTTGCTCCCCTCTCAAGCAAGCGATCGAAGAAGCTGGCCGCCGCTGGAGCTGAAGCTTCCGCGAAAGCCGGTTGCGAACCTAAGCGTTTCGTTCGTGAACTTCGTGGTTCGATCGAAGGTGCTGAAGTTGGTCAAGAGATCAGCATCGGCGTTCTCGCTGAAGCAGCCCGGGTTGATGTCATCGCCACTAGCCGCGGTCGTGGCTACGCCGGTGTGATGAAGCGACATAACTTTGCCGGTCAGCGTGCTACCCACGGCGTGAAGAAGGTTCACCGTCACACGGGTGGTACTGGTTGCAGTGCCTATCCAAGCCGTACGTTCAAGGGCCTGAAGATGAGCGGCCAGTACGGAAACGCCAAGGTCACCACTCGCAACTTGAAGGTGGTCAAGGTCGACGAAGAAAACGGCGTGATCCTGCTTAATGGTGCCGTGCCAGGGCCCAACGGCGGATACGTGATCGTTCGTGAAACAAATATGGTCCGCTAA
- the rplW gene encoding 50S ribosomal protein L23 — translation MARPYYKPSEDIPTRTLDSHQVILRPLVTEKGVQVSEDLNQYTFEIAPAATKLDVRRAVEELFDVKVASVKTQTRKGKARRYRFRNGTTRNWKKAIVTLADDQKIDFY, via the coding sequence ATGGCACGGCCTTACTACAAACCGAGCGAAGACATCCCAACGCGAACGCTTGATTCCCACCAGGTGATTCTGCGTCCGCTGGTTACCGAAAAGGGTGTTCAGGTTTCGGAAGACTTGAATCAATACACATTCGAGATCGCTCCGGCTGCCACCAAGTTGGATGTCCGTCGTGCGGTTGAAGAGTTATTCGACGTCAAAGTCGCCAGCGTGAAGACGCAGACACGGAAGGGTAAAGCCCGCCGTTATCGTTTTCGCAACGGAACGACCCGTAACTGGAAGAAGGCCATCGTTACGTTGGCCGATGATCAAAAGATCGACTTCTATTAA
- the rpsJ gene encoding 30S ribosomal protein S10 — MAKEIIRIRMEAYDHSILDQSALDIVDTAKRTHSEVHGPIPLPTRIERYTVLSGPHIDKKARQQFEVRTHKRLIDIVQATAKTIESLNKLNLPAGVDIKIKATTR; from the coding sequence GTGGCGAAAGAAATTATTCGCATTCGGATGGAAGCTTACGATCACTCGATCTTGGATCAGAGTGCTCTCGACATCGTCGATACGGCGAAGCGGACCCATTCGGAAGTGCACGGCCCCATTCCGTTGCCGACCCGTATTGAGCGTTACACCGTTCTCTCGGGCCCGCATATCGACAAGAAGGCTCGCCAGCAGTTTGAGGTTCGGACGCACAAGCGTCTGATCGATATCGTCCAGGCTACCGCCAAGACGATCGAATCGCTCAACAAGCTGAACTTGCCAGCTGGTGTTGATATCAAGATCAAGGCAACAACCCGATAG
- the rpsL gene encoding 30S ribosomal protein S12, with translation MPTINQLVRKPRKKKRKFSKSPVLEKCPQKRGVCLQVRTMTPKKPNSALRKIARVRLSNQKEVTVYIPGEGHSLQEHSIVLVRGGRVRDLPGVRYQVVRGALDALGVNGRKQSRSRYGAKRS, from the coding sequence ATGCCCACCATCAATCAGCTCGTTCGTAAGCCGCGAAAAAAGAAGCGTAAGTTCTCCAAGTCCCCCGTTTTGGAGAAGTGCCCGCAGAAGCGTGGTGTGTGTTTGCAGGTCCGCACGATGACCCCTAAGAAGCCAAACTCGGCTCTGCGGAAGATTGCTCGTGTGCGTCTGTCGAACCAGAAGGAAGTCACTGTTTACATCCCAGGCGAAGGTCACAGCTTGCAGGAACACTCGATCGTGCTCGTGCGTGGCGGTCGTGTCCGCGACCTTCCGGGTGTGCGTTATCAAGTCGTCCGTGGTGCCCTGGACGCATTGGGCGTTAACGGTCGTAAGCAGTCCCGCAGTCGTTACGGTGCGAAGCGGAGCTAG
- the fusA gene encoding elongation factor G, with translation MDRKLEDIRNIGVIAHIDAGKTTVTERMLYYSGTSHKVGEVDKGTTQTDFDPEEAERGITIYSACVTFGWKGYTVNLIDTPGHVDFTAEVERCLRVLDGGVVVFSAREGVEAQSETVWRQADRYKVPRVAFINKMDREGADFYSVLQEIEKRLKANPVPIQIPVGAGPPHVADAFRGVIDLIEMKMLHFGEGDQDRTVDVLDIPEDYLEKAQQWRDNLLEKLYDLSNELMELSLSEEPIPADLIRQVLRQGTLARQLQPVMCGSALDGIGVQPILDAVTYYLPSPKDVPAVVGTNPAKKNQAEKREPDPKEPFCGLVFKVLPAKHGDMTWVRVYSGELKPNSRLLNPGRDVKENCAQLWHIQASKKEQVDHVGTGDIVGIIGLRHSVTGDTLCDTRSPILLESIKFPETVIGMAIEPESSADRDKLSETLAMMRRQDPTFAADENKDTGQTIISGMGELHLEVIRHRLLRDFKLNVKVHKPRVSYRETIGKSAKVTGECHRIIQGQQLFAKVTIQVEHAPNQQQPVTVITRVPPERVPYHLVEAAVEELHSRAVGGGIIGGFPLADIKITVLDAEAAEVGSTETAFAIAAGDAFEKGLEAAVPTLLEPIMKLTITTPEDYMGDFVGDIMKRRGEIAKTENRSGDAIIEAHAPLAELFGYSSAMRSLSQGRASSSMEPLKYAPAPPELIKQFM, from the coding sequence ATGGATCGTAAACTTGAAGACATTCGCAATATTGGGGTGATCGCCCACATCGACGCCGGCAAGACGACGGTGACCGAGCGGATGCTCTATTACAGTGGTACTTCGCACAAGGTCGGCGAGGTCGACAAGGGGACCACGCAGACAGACTTTGACCCGGAAGAAGCCGAGCGCGGCATCACGATCTACTCAGCGTGTGTGACATTTGGCTGGAAGGGCTATACGGTCAACTTGATTGATACGCCTGGTCACGTCGACTTTACGGCCGAGGTGGAACGCTGCCTCCGCGTGCTGGACGGGGGCGTGGTTGTCTTTAGTGCTCGAGAAGGGGTGGAAGCCCAAAGTGAAACTGTCTGGCGGCAGGCAGATCGGTACAAGGTTCCGCGTGTCGCGTTTATCAACAAGATGGACCGAGAAGGGGCCGATTTCTATTCAGTGCTGCAAGAGATTGAAAAGCGGCTCAAGGCGAATCCGGTTCCCATCCAGATTCCGGTTGGTGCTGGTCCGCCGCATGTTGCTGATGCGTTTCGGGGTGTGATCGATCTGATCGAAATGAAGATGCTTCATTTTGGCGAAGGAGATCAGGATCGAACGGTGGATGTGCTTGACATCCCGGAAGACTACCTCGAAAAGGCTCAGCAGTGGCGAGATAACTTGCTCGAGAAGCTGTACGACCTCAGCAACGAGTTGATGGAGTTAAGTCTCTCGGAAGAGCCGATTCCTGCCGATCTGATTCGCCAGGTGCTGAGGCAAGGAACGCTCGCCCGCCAGCTGCAGCCGGTGATGTGCGGTTCGGCATTGGATGGCATCGGCGTGCAACCGATCCTGGACGCAGTAACCTATTATTTGCCGAGTCCCAAGGACGTTCCCGCCGTTGTCGGTACCAATCCGGCGAAGAAAAATCAGGCCGAAAAGCGTGAGCCTGACCCGAAAGAGCCGTTTTGCGGGCTCGTCTTCAAGGTGCTACCTGCGAAGCACGGCGATATGACTTGGGTGCGTGTGTACTCCGGCGAATTGAAGCCGAACTCGCGCTTGTTGAATCCAGGTCGCGACGTGAAAGAAAACTGTGCCCAGCTATGGCATATTCAAGCATCCAAAAAAGAGCAGGTCGACCATGTCGGCACTGGGGATATCGTCGGTATCATCGGTCTGCGTCACTCGGTCACCGGCGATACGCTTTGCGATACGCGTAGCCCTATTCTGCTCGAGTCGATCAAGTTCCCCGAGACGGTGATCGGCATGGCGATTGAGCCTGAGTCGTCGGCCGATCGCGACAAGCTTTCCGAGACCTTGGCGATGATGCGTCGTCAGGATCCAACGTTTGCCGCGGACGAGAACAAGGACACCGGGCAGACGATCATCAGCGGGATGGGGGAACTGCATCTGGAGGTGATTCGCCATCGTCTGCTGCGTGATTTCAAGCTGAACGTCAAGGTGCATAAGCCGCGGGTTAGCTACCGTGAAACAATTGGCAAGTCGGCCAAGGTGACGGGCGAATGTCATCGTATTATTCAGGGGCAACAGTTGTTCGCGAAGGTGACGATTCAGGTCGAGCACGCGCCGAATCAACAGCAGCCGGTCACGGTCATTACCAGGGTCCCGCCAGAGCGAGTGCCGTATCACTTGGTGGAAGCGGCTGTGGAGGAACTGCATAGTCGAGCCGTCGGTGGCGGCATCATTGGTGGGTTCCCATTAGCGGACATCAAAATTACGGTTCTCGATGCGGAGGCCGCCGAGGTAGGCTCGACCGAAACAGCCTTTGCGATTGCCGCCGGCGACGCGTTCGAGAAAGGGCTGGAGGCCGCCGTTCCGACGTTGCTCGAGCCGATCATGAAGCTGACGATCACGACTCCAGAGGATTACATGGGGGATTTCGTCGGCGACATCATGAAGCGGCGCGGGGAGATCGCCAAGACCGAGAATCGCTCAGGTGACGCGATTATCGAGGCACATGCCCCGCTGGCCGAGCTGTTCGGCTATTCCAGCGCGATGCGAAGTCTCAGCCAAGGCCGAGCTTCGAGCAGCATGGAGCCGCTCAAATACGCCCCTGCCCCGCCCGAGCTAATTAAGCAATTTATGTGA
- the rplD gene encoding 50S ribosomal protein L4, whose amino-acid sequence MVSLPIFDKSGKEVGKYELDPAEIAPSINKQLMHDAVVMYQANLRQGTHRTKTRAEVAGSTKKMYRQKGTGNARAGSKRSGVRRGGGHIFAIRPRDYSYRLNKKALKIATRMAIASKIQGEQVVVVDDLAQDEIKTKSVAGALKALGIYGQKVAIALEKHDPVFYRSARNIEGVSVSPVAELNAYLVLRPRKLVITKAALDSLRNGGKSE is encoded by the coding sequence ATGGTCAGTTTGCCTATTTTTGACAAGAGCGGAAAGGAAGTCGGCAAGTACGAGCTTGATCCGGCTGAAATCGCTCCGTCGATCAACAAGCAGTTGATGCACGACGCCGTTGTGATGTACCAGGCGAATCTTCGCCAGGGCACGCACCGTACGAAGACTCGCGCCGAAGTGGCTGGTTCGACGAAGAAAATGTACCGCCAGAAGGGTACCGGTAACGCACGTGCTGGTTCCAAGCGTAGTGGTGTTCGCCGGGGTGGTGGTCACATCTTCGCCATTCGCCCTCGCGATTATTCGTACCGGCTGAATAAGAAAGCCTTGAAGATCGCGACCCGCATGGCGATCGCCAGCAAGATTCAGGGCGAGCAAGTGGTCGTTGTCGATGACTTGGCTCAAGACGAAATCAAGACCAAGAGTGTCGCAGGTGCCTTGAAGGCCCTGGGCATTTACGGTCAAAAGGTTGCGATCGCGTTGGAAAAGCACGATCCAGTCTTCTACCGCAGTGCACGAAACATTGAAGGTGTCTCGGTTAGTCCTGTTGCTGAGTTGAACGCCTATTTGGTTTTGCGTCCGCGGAAGTTGGTCATTACGAAGGCTGCCCTTGATTCGCTGCGTAATGGCGGCAAGAGCGAGTAA